In Mangifera indica cultivar Alphonso chromosome 1, CATAS_Mindica_2.1, whole genome shotgun sequence, a single genomic region encodes these proteins:
- the LOC123202051 gene encoding 60S ribosomal protein L18a-like protein isoform X2, translating into MSEEDKNRAVVVDHHHQHHHEQIPPPPPQYGTFQGVANYPPPPVIGFPQPVPPPGAAEPSGPYYPHGYQTVQGYAVAEGRPVRERRLPCCGIGFGWFLFIIGFFLGGIPWYVGLFVLLCARIDPREKPGYITCTIAAVLVTIAIILGATKGAHDW; encoded by the exons ATGAGTGAAGAAGACAAAAACAGAGCGGTCGTTgttgatcatcatcatcaacatcacCATGAACAAATTCCTCCACCGCCACCTCAATACGGTACGTTTCAAGGTGTTGCTAATTACCCTCCTCCGCCGGTAATTGGGTTCCCTCAGCCTGTTCCTCCGCCTGGCGCCGCAGAGCCTTCCGGACCTTACTATCCTCACGGCTACCAGACTGTGCAAG GTTATGCTGTTGCTGAAGGGAGACCAGTGAGAGAGCGTCGCCTTCCTTGCTGTGGTATTGGTTTTGGATGGTTCTT GTTTATCATCGGATTCTTCCTTGGTGGCATCCCCTGGTATGTTGGGCTTTTTGTTCTACTTTGTGCAAGGATAGATCCCCGAGAAAAACCCGGATATATTACTTGCACCATTGCT GCTGTTCTTGTTACCATTGCAATTATTCTTGGTGCAACAAAGGGAGCTCATGACTGGTAG